A region of Rhizorhabdus wittichii RW1 DNA encodes the following proteins:
- a CDS encoding KpsF/GutQ family protein (TIGRFAM: KpsF/GutQ family protein~PFAM: CBS domain containing protein; sugar isomerase (SIS)) — translation MITHDIRSEATAKQLLERGRQVLRAEIDALLQLEAYLDDNFAGAVRMLDATQGRIVVTGMGKSGHIARKMAATFAATGSPAIFIHPAEAAHGDLGMVQQGDTLIVLSNSGSTPELTPIMQHCRSMRIRIIGIASRLDSPVMQASDVRLLLPQVREACPSNIAPTSSTTMMLALGDALGMALMDLRGVARDNIKKLHPGGAIGLRLMAVSEMMHGGASLPLVRRDTPMREVIMTMTSMGFGAAGVVDDDGRLVGVITDGDLRRHVGDLGDGVAAAVMTRNPKTVPLGTLAEDALMIMNDCKITTVFVMEDERPDTPAGIVHIHDFVRYGLS, via the coding sequence AACACACGACATCCGGTCCGAAGCGACCGCGAAACAGCTATTGGAACGCGGCCGCCAGGTGCTGAGGGCCGAGATCGACGCCCTCCTCCAGCTCGAAGCCTATCTCGACGACAATTTCGCCGGCGCCGTGCGGATGCTCGACGCGACCCAGGGCCGCATCGTCGTCACCGGCATGGGCAAGTCGGGGCATATCGCCCGCAAGATGGCCGCCACCTTCGCGGCGACCGGCTCGCCCGCGATCTTCATCCACCCGGCCGAAGCGGCGCATGGCGACCTCGGCATGGTGCAGCAGGGCGACACGCTGATCGTCCTGTCCAATTCGGGCTCGACGCCCGAGCTGACCCCGATCATGCAGCATTGCCGCAGCATGCGCATCCGCATCATCGGCATCGCCTCGCGGCTCGATTCGCCGGTGATGCAGGCCTCCGACGTCCGCCTGCTGCTGCCGCAGGTGCGCGAAGCCTGCCCCAGCAACATCGCGCCGACCAGCTCGACGACGATGATGCTCGCGCTCGGCGATGCGCTCGGCATGGCGCTGATGGACCTGCGCGGCGTCGCCCGCGACAATATCAAGAAGCTGCATCCGGGCGGGGCGATCGGCCTGCGCCTGATGGCGGTGAGCGAGATGATGCACGGCGGCGCCAGCCTGCCGCTGGTGCGCCGCGACACGCCGATGCGCGAGGTGATCATGACGATGACGTCGATGGGCTTCGGCGCCGCCGGCGTGGTCGATGACGACGGCCGCCTGGTCGGGGTGATCACCGACGGCGACCTTCGCCGCCATGTCGGCGACCTGGGCGACGGCGTCGCCGCCGCCGTGATGACGCGCAATCCCAAGACGGTGCCGCTCGGCACCCTCGCCGAGGACGCGCTGATGATCATGAACGACTGCAAGATCACCACCGTCTTCGTGATGGAGGACGAACGGCCCGACACGCCGGCCGGCATCGTCCATATCCACGATTTCGTCCGCTACGGCCTGAGCTGA
- a CDS encoding 3-deoxy-manno-octulosonate cytidylyltransferase (PFAM: acylneuraminate cytidylyltransferase) has product MADVAVIIPARYQSSRYPAKPLAPLVGATGTPKPLIRRSWECAAAIVDPASIWIATDDDRIADAVRGFGGQVVMTAESCANGTERCADAIARLGIAPEIVVNLQGDAPLTPGHVVAALVDALRAMPDVAMTTPAIRCARSTYAHLVEDQAQGRVGGTTVVFGADRRALYFSKRVIPHLPPEAATMAFPPVHLHLGVYAYRPDALRRYVAMGVSELELLEGLEQLRFLAGGIAVGVVPFDPIEWDAIELNNPTDVAPIEAILKARGIA; this is encoded by the coding sequence ATGGCCGACGTCGCGGTCATCATTCCCGCGCGCTACCAGTCGTCGCGCTATCCGGCCAAGCCGCTGGCGCCGCTGGTCGGCGCGACCGGCACGCCCAAGCCGCTGATCCGGCGAAGCTGGGAATGCGCGGCCGCGATCGTCGATCCCGCCTCGATCTGGATCGCGACCGACGACGATCGCATCGCCGATGCGGTGCGCGGCTTCGGCGGGCAGGTGGTGATGACCGCCGAGAGCTGCGCCAACGGCACCGAGCGCTGCGCCGACGCGATCGCGCGGCTCGGCATCGCGCCCGAGATCGTCGTCAACCTGCAGGGCGACGCCCCGCTGACGCCCGGTCATGTCGTCGCCGCGCTGGTCGACGCGCTGCGCGCGATGCCCGATGTCGCGATGACCACCCCGGCGATCCGCTGCGCGCGGAGCACCTATGCCCATCTGGTCGAGGACCAGGCGCAGGGCCGGGTCGGCGGCACCACGGTGGTGTTCGGCGCCGACCGCCGCGCGCTCTATTTCTCGAAGCGGGTGATCCCGCATCTGCCGCCCGAAGCCGCGACGATGGCCTTCCCGCCGGTCCACCTCCACCTCGGCGTCTATGCCTATCGGCCCGACGCGCTGCGCCGCTACGTCGCGATGGGCGTATCGGAACTCGAACTGCTCGAGGGGCTTGAGCAGCTCCGCTTCCTGGCGGGCGGCATCGCCGTCGGGGTGGTGCCGTTCGATCCGATCGAATGGGACGCGATCGAGCTCAACAACCCGACCGACGTCGCCCCGATCGAAGCCATCCTCAAAGCGCGCGGCATCGCCTAA